The Acidobacteriota bacterium nucleotide sequence ATGGAGGCGCCGCCCGGAATTGAACCGGGGATGGAGGTTTTGCAGACCTCTGCCTTACCGCTTGGCGACGGCGCCTCAGGACAAACTGGGAAGGGAACGCTCGTCAGCGACGATCTCGAGGCTCATCTGTGTCACGTATCGGACCAACCTCGGTGCCCACTGAGAGTGCGGCCGGGATGCATGAAGGCCCCGGCGATTAGATTGGAGCGGGAAACGGGATTCGAACCCGCGACTTCGACCTTGGCAAGGTCGCACTCTACCACTGAGTTATTCCCGCCCCTGCCAGCACTTGAGTCTACAGGAAACGCTTCGCACGCGGCAAGGCAACCATCACCATCGGCCAGCGCTGAAGGCGTTCTCGATCACGCGCACCATCGGCCGCGCGCTGCCCGCATCGTCAATCGCGACGACATCGAAGCGGCACGCGACGTCGCCCCGGCCCGCTCTCCGCAAGTACTCGACGGCCATCGTCTCGAGACGCCGGCGCTTCCAGCCCGGCACCGACTCCACCGCCTCTCCGAACAGCCCGGTCGTCCTCGTCTTGACCTCGACGAAGACGACCGTGCCGCGATGGTCGGCGACGATGTCGATTTCTCCAAAGCGTGTGCGGAAGCGCCTGGCAAGAACTGCGTACCCGCGGTGGGTCAACTCGCGGCACGCGAGGTCTTCGCCGGCTTTCCCGAGGCGTTGTCGGCCGGAGACGACAGGCACAGCCGATCGCAGAGCAAGCCCGCTGCCAAGCAGGGCCGCAAGGTGCCGGTCGCCGCCAAGCTCCGAAGCACGGGGAGCCGCCGCTCAGACTTCTCGCGCCGCGGAGCGCCTATTTTCTCGCTCGCGACTTCGGGGCTCTGGCCGTCGTCCGGCCGCTCCCACCTGCCGGGCGGGTGCGAGGACGACGCTTGCGCCCAGAGCTAGCGGCGCCCGACTCTCGGCCGCCAGAGGGCTCGGCGCGATTGCCATCGACGTCGCCCGGCAACCGATCCTCGCTCGCCTCGTAGGGCGTGACGTCGATCTCGGGAAGCGACACGGCCTCTTCGATGTACGCGACGTCGAACACGGGGACGTCGATCTCCGTCACGACGACCCGCTCCACGATCTCCTGCTCCCGCGCTTCGGGCGCCTCTTCGGTTTCCACGTCGAACACCGCGGGTTCCGGCGTCGCCTCCTCCTGGGACGAGGGCACCGGCGTGCTGCCCTGGAACACGCGGATGACCCCCTGCCGGTCGCGATCGACGCGCACGATGTTCTCGCGATGGGCGGCGCGCAGCAGATCGGTCAGGTTGGCGAACCCGTAGGAGCGTTCGTCGAACTCCGGGCTCGTCTGCCGGATGACCTGTTTGACGTTTCGCAAGTACATCGGCCACCGCCGGACGGCGGCGCGCGCAAGCAGATCACGGAAGGCGCGGAGGCCGTCCGCCGCCGTGCCGATCACCTCGGGCGGTGCCTGGCGTGAGCCAGCCTGCTCCGCCGCGGGCGCACCCGCGGCGAGCGGTGGGGCCGCTGCCGCCTCGCTCTCTTCGGCCGGCGCAGCGGCACGTTCGGCCGGCGGCTGCGGCGTTTGGACACCTTCCGCCAGCTCCACGAGCAGCCCGCCCTTGCCGTGGTGGACCTTCACGACGCCCACCTTCTCGAGCTTCTGGACGAAGTCACGGAACGAGCCCGCGCCGTAATTGCGCTCGGAGAAGGTCGAATCGAGCTGCAGCAACGTGCTCTTCAGCAGCCCCAACTGCGGCGACACCTCGCGCTCCGACAGCACTTTCAGCGCGCGGGACACCAGCGGGATCGCCTGTTCGATCGGCGACCGTTCGACCCGCACTTCTCGCCCGCCGCCGTGCCGTCGATCCGCCGCCGGCTGGCTCACGCCGGAGCTGGCCAGCAGGTTCTCGTAGGCGACGAACTCGTGGCAGTTGCGCTGCATGATCACGCTCGTGAACTGCCGGCCGCCCACGATGAACACCTTCTTGTCGTACTGCTTCAGCTTCTCCACCAGGCTGATGAAGTCGCTGTCGCCGCCGACGATGACGAACGCGTTGATGTGCGGATGGGTGAACGCCATCTCGAGGGCATCGAGCGCCAGGTTGATGTCGGCGCCGTTCTTGTCGCCGCCGGGCGTCATGTTGCGCTGCACCATCCGGATGGCGTGCTGGGTCAGCGCGCGGCTGTAGCCGCCGGCCCGCTGCCAGTCGCTGTAGGCGGTCTTCGAGACGACCTCCCCACGTTCCTTCAGCGCCTCGAGCACCAGCCCGGCGTCGAACGAGGCGCCGAGCGTGTTCTTGACGCCAATCTCGATGTTGTCGAAATCGATGAATACAGCTATGCGGAGACGGTCTGACTCAGCCACGCGGTCCTTCTGGAATCCCGGCGGGAGCGAACGAGCCGGAGAGGTCGGTAAGTGCAGCAAGCACGGTCGGTTACGACAGTTTCAGTATAGCGCCTTCGCCATCAGGATGAAATGACAGGGACGGCGGACCGGCCGATCGACGTAGGGCGCCTCGCCGACCGGGGCGTATCCCAGGCGCGCGTAGCGCGGCAGCAGATCGGCTCGCAGGTTCACGACGCGGATCTCCATCGTGGCGGCGCCGGCCTCGCGCGCGCAGCGCTCGGCGGCGTCCACGAGCCGGCGGCCGACGCCCTCGCCCTGCCGGGCGGGCTCCACCGCGAGCATCCCGAACGACGCGCTGCGTCCGGTCACGTCGACCAGCACGGCGCCGACGAGGCCGCCCGACTCGTCCACCGCCGTGAGGAACGTGCCGCGCGCCATCGCGGTGCGCACCTCGTCCAGGCTCGTGCGATCGCCGTCGACGAAAAACCGTTCGACTTCGTAGGCGCGGTTCACGAGGTCCGCAATCCTGGCCGCGGCGTCAGGGCGAGCTGGCGTGATCTGCATGTCGGCGATGCCGGATGTGCGCTTGACGCCCGTCATGCGCACACCCTACCATCCGGGTTTCTGGTGCGGACATGATCGGCGAAGTCGTCACCCATTACCGCATCGTCGATCGGATCGGCGAAGGCGGCATGGGCGTCGTGTATCGGGCCGAAGACACGCGCCTCGGCCGGCAGGTCGCCGTCAAGTTCCTCTCCGAGAAGCTGCTCGCGGATCCGCTCGCGATCGAGCGGTTCCAGCGCG carries:
- a CDS encoding NYN domain-containing protein, which codes for MAESDRLRIAVFIDFDNIEIGVKNTLGASFDAGLVLEALKERGEVVSKTAYSDWQRAGGYSRALTQHAIRMVQRNMTPGGDKNGADINLALDALEMAFTHPHINAFVIVGGDSDFISLVEKLKQYDKKVFIVGGRQFTSVIMQRNCHEFVAYENLLASSGVSQPAADRRHGGGREVRVERSPIEQAIPLVSRALKVLSEREVSPQLGLLKSTLLQLDSTFSERNYGAGSFRDFVQKLEKVGVVKVHHGKGGLLVELAEGVQTPQPPAERAAAPAEESEAAAAPPLAAGAPAAEQAGSRQAPPEVIGTAADGLRAFRDLLARAAVRRWPMYLRNVKQVIRQTSPEFDERSYGFANLTDLLRAAHRENIVRVDRDRQGVIRVFQGSTPVPSSQEEATPEPAVFDVETEEAPEAREQEIVERVVVTEIDVPVFDVAYIEEAVSLPEIDVTPYEASEDRLPGDVDGNRAEPSGGRESGAASSGRKRRPRTRPAGGSGRTTARAPKSRARK
- a CDS encoding GNAT family N-acetyltransferase; its protein translation is MTGVKRTSGIADMQITPARPDAAARIADLVNRAYEVERFFVDGDRTSLDEVRTAMARGTFLTAVDESGGLVGAVLVDVTGRSASFGMLAVEPARQGEGVGRRLVDAAERCAREAGAATMEIRVVNLRADLLPRYARLGYAPVGEAPYVDRPVRRPCHFILMAKALY
- a CDS encoding YraN family protein, whose product is MPVVSGRQRLGKAGEDLACRELTHRGYAVLARRFRTRFGEIDIVADHRGTVVFVEVKTRTTGLFGEAVESVPGWKRRRLETMAVEYLRRAGRGDVACRFDVVAIDDAGSARPMVRVIENAFSAGRW